Proteins from a single region of Mailhella massiliensis:
- the trsM gene encoding DVU_1556 family methyltransferase produces the protein MKTSNMPSASPLYASALFQSISGGAWHPGGEELTRRGLALCGFPPGACILDAGCGSGAGLRVISSLGLRGTGLDRECRLSEPFPFVQADVQNPPFAENSFDGILCECVLSLLPEPEKALGRFASILRPGGKLLLSDLFVRGGSPVPGAAAGCAAGARTLREMEDMLAGAGFLLLAFEDHSAALRELAAKLLWYGDDTLHAQLRTGACSCSASRGGPGYGLWMATPAKYRAGEDIKPASGSSACMEHSPLPQP, from the coding sequence TTGAAGACAAGTAACATGCCTTCCGCCTCTCCTTTGTATGCTTCCGCGCTGTTTCAGAGCATTTCGGGCGGCGCATGGCATCCCGGCGGGGAGGAACTCACCCGCCGGGGCCTTGCGCTGTGCGGCTTTCCGCCGGGAGCCTGCATTCTGGATGCGGGCTGCGGCTCCGGGGCCGGGCTCCGGGTGATTTCCTCCCTCGGGCTTCGCGGCACGGGGCTGGACAGGGAATGCCGTCTTTCCGAACCGTTCCCCTTCGTGCAGGCGGATGTGCAGAACCCGCCCTTTGCCGAAAATTCGTTCGACGGCATCCTGTGCGAATGCGTGCTCTCCCTTCTGCCGGAACCGGAAAAGGCCCTCGGCCGCTTTGCCTCCATTCTCCGCCCGGGCGGAAAGCTCCTTCTTTCCGACCTGTTCGTGCGGGGCGGCTCCCCCGTGCCGGGCGCGGCGGCAGGCTGCGCCGCAGGTGCGCGCACGCTCCGCGAAATGGAGGATATGCTTGCCGGCGCAGGCTTTCTTCTCCTTGCGTTTGAAGACCACAGCGCAGCGCTCAGGGAACTTGCGGCAAAACTGCTCTGGTACGGCGACGACACGCTCCACGCGCAGCTTCGCACAGGCGCGTGTTCCTGCAGCGCTTCCCGGGGCGGTCCCGGTTACGGGCTGTGGATGGCAACACCGGCAAAGTACCGTGCGGGGGAAGACATAAAGCCGGCTTCCGGTTCCTCTGCCTGCATGGAGCATTCGCCCCTGCCGCAGCCGTAA
- a CDS encoding C-GCAxxG-C-C family protein codes for MNPVLLDLLPHVRQGHCCSQLLFALAEQLAGAEEPGLMRAMRGLCHGIGQSGGPCGLLTGGAAALAWLSGGSAGEPHPMLDAMTGEYAAWFAERTASCGGSGCENVSRGLAAEAGQSLPEGAMPPMELCGDLLAECWGKILDIYDAYGLENARS; via the coding sequence ATGAATCCTGTTCTGCTGGATCTTCTTCCCCATGTACGGCAGGGCCATTGCTGCTCGCAACTGCTCTTCGCCCTTGCCGAACAGCTTGCCGGAGCGGAAGAGCCCGGCCTCATGCGGGCCATGCGCGGCCTCTGCCACGGCATAGGCCAGTCCGGCGGGCCGTGCGGTCTGCTTACCGGCGGGGCGGCCGCGCTGGCATGGCTCTCCGGCGGCAGCGCCGGGGAACCCCATCCCATGCTGGACGCCATGACGGGCGAATACGCCGCATGGTTCGCCGAACGCACCGCCTCCTGCGGCGGCAGCGGCTGCGAAAACGTCTCCCGGGGCCTTGCTGCGGAAGCGGGCCAGAGCCTGCCCGAAGGGGCCATGCCGCCCATGGAACTCTGCGGCGACCTGCTGGCGGAATGCTGGGGGAAAATTCTTGATATCTACGACGCCTACGGCCTGGAAAACGCGAGGTCGTAA
- a CDS encoding pyridine nucleotide-disulfide oxidoreductase/dicluster-binding protein, with protein MLEQSQLHAIEARCTQEAAPRCRTACPLDMDVRAFLEHLSAGNPREGRKLLERHLPLPSVLTAVCDHPCENACLRRDLGGSVAVSALERYCMKAAPSQTRPLIRPPRAQKLAVLGAGLAGLTAAFDISHKGFAVTVYHDGAREDAMRKAFPALDAAALEEELRSLEKHHVHFVSAPLTKTLLEECEKNFAGVFADASLCAFVPSREETDGITLLWRGNVCCGGWESLTPTGARFASASLQAGEGRKAGITLQRIMTGVSLVASREAENRKDRLHTPLEGVESAARILPAEGGYAEEQARQEASRCIRCACMQCVKECPFLQKYREFPRIYARKIYNNASVVRGTRTANVIMNGCALCGQCEVICPEHFSMADLCLQARQDAVERDVMPVSAHEFALEDMAQASGPEASFFLEDPALAAKGGHGAAMFFPGCQLAASRGEQVLAMYRFLRSSLPGGVSLYSSCCGIPAHWAGREALFASHAEALRTVWEEAGKPEILTACSSCMSALALALPEAIVVSLWERLDALLPEAFPSPAPGVMNVQDPCGARHNAAWQKAVRSLAAKAGITVEEARRTGEESACCGYGGLVWNAQPDVADAMAEKRAAEFSRPVLASCIMCHDRFAEKNESWHLFDILPPTAGEGKAHAATPPGLSARRSGRIALKEAALEEFIGQKSAPHEEGILLRIPEEVRQAMEKRYILRQDVVAAISGIEESGAKFLNRENGHFLGSWRPRNVTFWVEYTADADGGFTLVRAWCHRMVVPGAIQPATKVIMEERVHA; from the coding sequence TTGCTGGAACAAAGCCAACTGCATGCCATTGAAGCGCGCTGCACACAGGAGGCCGCGCCCCGCTGCCGCACGGCCTGCCCCCTGGACATGGACGTACGCGCCTTTCTCGAACACCTCTCCGCGGGCAACCCGCGCGAAGGCCGCAAACTTCTGGAACGGCACCTGCCCCTGCCCTCCGTGCTCACGGCCGTGTGCGATCATCCCTGCGAAAACGCCTGCCTCAGGCGCGATCTCGGGGGGAGCGTCGCCGTGTCCGCACTGGAACGGTACTGCATGAAGGCCGCGCCGTCCCAGACGCGCCCGCTCATCCGCCCTCCCAGGGCGCAGAAGCTCGCCGTGCTCGGCGCGGGGCTTGCCGGGCTTACGGCCGCCTTCGACATTTCCCATAAAGGTTTTGCCGTCACCGTGTATCACGACGGCGCGCGGGAAGACGCCATGCGGAAGGCCTTCCCCGCTCTGGATGCCGCCGCTCTGGAAGAGGAGCTGCGCTCGCTGGAAAAACATCATGTGCATTTTGTTTCCGCTCCGCTTACAAAAACGCTCCTTGAAGAGTGCGAAAAGAACTTCGCGGGCGTATTTGCGGACGCCTCGCTCTGCGCGTTCGTCCCTTCCCGGGAGGAGACGGACGGCATCACCCTGCTCTGGAGAGGCAATGTCTGCTGCGGCGGGTGGGAAAGTCTCACGCCTACGGGCGCGCGTTTCGCCTCCGCCTCCCTTCAGGCCGGAGAAGGCCGCAAGGCGGGCATCACCCTGCAGCGCATCATGACGGGCGTTTCCCTCGTGGCCTCGCGCGAGGCGGAGAACCGGAAGGACAGGCTGCACACCCCGCTGGAGGGGGTGGAAAGCGCCGCCCGCATTCTTCCCGCCGAGGGTGGCTATGCGGAAGAACAGGCACGGCAGGAAGCTTCCCGCTGCATACGCTGCGCCTGCATGCAATGCGTGAAGGAATGCCCCTTCCTGCAGAAATACAGGGAATTTCCCCGCATCTACGCGCGCAAGATATACAACAACGCCTCGGTGGTGCGCGGCACGCGCACGGCCAACGTCATCATGAACGGCTGCGCCCTGTGCGGACAGTGCGAAGTCATCTGCCCCGAACATTTTTCCATGGCGGACCTGTGCCTTCAGGCGCGGCAGGACGCGGTGGAAAGGGACGTCATGCCCGTTTCCGCCCATGAATTCGCGCTGGAAGACATGGCTCAGGCTTCCGGGCCGGAGGCCTCCTTCTTTCTGGAAGATCCCGCCCTTGCCGCAAAGGGCGGGCACGGCGCGGCCATGTTCTTCCCCGGCTGTCAGCTTGCCGCCTCCCGCGGGGAACAGGTGCTTGCCATGTACCGTTTTCTGCGCTCCTCTCTGCCGGGGGGCGTATCGCTCTACAGTTCATGCTGCGGCATTCCCGCGCACTGGGCAGGCAGGGAAGCGCTTTTCGCCTCCCATGCCGAAGCTCTTCGCACCGTATGGGAAGAGGCGGGAAAGCCGGAAATTCTTACGGCCTGCTCTTCCTGCATGAGCGCCCTGGCCCTGGCCCTGCCCGAGGCGATTGTCGTTTCCCTGTGGGAAAGGCTCGACGCCCTTCTGCCCGAAGCCTTCCCCAGCCCCGCGCCCGGCGTCATGAACGTGCAGGACCCGTGCGGAGCGCGCCATAACGCGGCATGGCAGAAGGCCGTGCGCTCCCTTGCCGCCAAGGCGGGCATAACGGTGGAAGAAGCGCGCCGTACCGGCGAGGAAAGCGCCTGCTGCGGCTACGGCGGCCTGGTATGGAACGCCCAGCCCGACGTGGCGGACGCCATGGCGGAAAAACGGGCCGCGGAATTTTCCCGCCCTGTGCTCGCCTCCTGCATCATGTGCCACGACCGCTTTGCCGAAAAGAACGAAAGCTGGCATCTTTTCGACATTCTTCCGCCCACCGCGGGCGAGGGAAAAGCCCATGCCGCCACGCCTCCCGGGCTTTCCGCAAGGCGCTCCGGGCGCATCGCGCTGAAGGAGGCGGCGCTTGAGGAATTTATCGGGCAGAAAAGCGCCCCGCATGAGGAAGGCATCCTGCTCCGCATTCCCGAAGAAGTGCGGCAGGCCATGGAAAAGCGCTACATACTCCGGCAGGACGTCGTTGCCGCCATTTCCGGCATCGAAGAAAGCGGCGCAAAATTCCTCAACAGGGAAAACGGCCATTTTCTCGGCTCCTGGAGGCCGCGCAACGTGACCTTCTGGGTGGAGTACACCGCCGATGCCGACGGCGGCTTCACGCTGGTCCGGGCATGGTGCCACCGCATGGTGGTGCCCGGGGCCATACAGCCGGCAACGAAAGTCATCATGGAAGAGCGCGTGCACGCCTGA
- a CDS encoding molybdopterin-dependent aldehyde oxidoreductase has protein sequence MFIKSLLVNGVRRQVLVNAEDSLANVLRDQLQLTSVKLGCEKGHCGACSVILDGKLTRTCVLKMKRVPDDATIITLEGIGTPDHLHPLQEAWIFHGAAQCGFCTPGFIVAAYALLQQNLSPTRDEVRDWFQKNRNVCRCTGYIPIINAVMDAAAVMRGEKDIEEIRYKEPAEGHHLGSTKPRPSAVAKVTGTAEFGADATVHMPSNTLHLALAQAKVSHAIIKGIDTSEAEKMPGVFRVLTHKDVKGKNRITGLITFPDNKGDGWDRPILNDTKIFQYGDALAIVCADTECHARAAAEKVKFDLELLPEYMDAPSAMAPDAIEIHPGTPNIYYEPHIEKGEDTAPYFADPENVVVEDSFYTQRQPHLNIEPDVGYGYINDKGQVVIHSKSVGLHLHALMIAPGLGLEFPKDLVLVQNTTGGTFGYKFSPTMEALIGVAVMATGRPCHLRYNYEQQQQYTGKRSPFWTTVRMAADKKTGKLKAMETDWTCDHGPYSEFGDLLTLRGAQFIGAGYSIPNIRGNGRTVATNHAWGAAFRGYGGPEAEFPSEVLMDELAEKLGMDPFDLRLANCYREGDTTPTGQTPEVLSLPTMFEKLRPLYEAAKKRVKEESTDTVKRGVGLALAVYGAGLDGPDSSEAWAELNPDGTVTIGCSWEDHGQGADSGAQCTAHEALRPLGIHVDDIRLVLNDTSKTPNSGPAGGSRSQVMTGNAIRVACEQLIEAMRKPEGGFYTYEEMKAEGRDVHQDGKWTAPSKGCGENCQGDPFACYMYGLFMAEVAVDTTNGKTKVEKMTMVADIGTVVNKLITDGQIWGGLAQGIGLALSEDYEDIKKHSTMLGAGIPYPKDIPDNMEIIYVESKRPDGPFGASGTGEIPLCGPHPAIINAIYNACGVRITHLPAYPEKVLAGLKEKAAR, from the coding sequence ATGTTCATCAAATCCCTTCTTGTCAACGGCGTCCGCCGCCAGGTGCTTGTCAATGCGGAAGATTCGCTTGCCAACGTCCTGCGCGACCAGCTGCAGCTTACCAGCGTGAAGCTGGGCTGCGAAAAGGGTCACTGCGGCGCCTGCAGCGTCATTCTCGACGGCAAGCTGACCCGCACCTGCGTGCTGAAGATGAAGCGCGTGCCCGACGACGCCACCATCATCACGCTGGAAGGCATCGGCACCCCCGATCATCTGCATCCTCTGCAGGAAGCATGGATATTCCACGGCGCGGCCCAGTGCGGTTTCTGCACGCCCGGCTTCATCGTCGCGGCCTACGCGCTTCTGCAGCAGAATCTCTCCCCCACCAGAGATGAAGTGCGCGACTGGTTCCAGAAGAACCGCAACGTCTGCCGCTGCACGGGCTACATCCCGATCATCAACGCCGTCATGGACGCCGCGGCCGTCATGCGCGGAGAAAAGGACATCGAGGAGATCCGCTACAAGGAACCCGCGGAAGGTCATCACCTGGGTTCCACCAAGCCGCGCCCCAGCGCCGTGGCCAAGGTGACGGGCACCGCCGAATTCGGTGCGGACGCCACCGTCCACATGCCCTCGAACACCCTGCACCTGGCTCTCGCCCAGGCCAAGGTTTCCCACGCCATCATCAAGGGCATCGATACTTCCGAAGCGGAAAAGATGCCCGGCGTCTTCCGCGTGCTCACCCATAAGGACGTGAAGGGCAAGAACCGCATCACCGGCCTCATCACCTTCCCGGACAACAAGGGCGACGGCTGGGACCGTCCCATCCTCAACGACACCAAGATCTTCCAGTACGGCGACGCGCTGGCCATCGTCTGCGCCGACACCGAATGCCATGCCCGCGCCGCTGCGGAAAAGGTGAAATTCGATCTGGAACTTCTGCCCGAATACATGGACGCTCCTTCGGCCATGGCTCCGGACGCCATCGAAATCCACCCCGGCACTCCCAACATCTACTATGAACCCCACATCGAAAAGGGCGAAGATACCGCTCCCTACTTTGCCGATCCCGAAAACGTGGTGGTGGAAGACAGCTTCTACACGCAGCGTCAGCCTCACCTCAACATCGAACCCGACGTGGGCTACGGCTACATCAACGACAAGGGTCAGGTGGTCATTCACTCCAAGTCCGTGGGCCTGCACCTGCACGCCCTCATGATCGCCCCCGGCCTCGGGCTGGAATTCCCCAAGGATCTCGTTCTGGTGCAGAACACCACCGGCGGCACCTTCGGCTACAAGTTCAGCCCCACCATGGAAGCGCTCATCGGCGTGGCCGTCATGGCCACCGGCCGTCCCTGTCACCTGCGCTACAACTATGAACAGCAGCAGCAGTACACCGGCAAGCGTTCGCCCTTCTGGACCACCGTGCGCATGGCCGCCGACAAGAAGACCGGCAAGCTCAAGGCCATGGAAACGGACTGGACGTGCGACCACGGCCCCTATTCCGAATTCGGCGACCTGCTGACCCTGCGCGGAGCCCAGTTCATCGGCGCGGGCTACAGCATCCCGAACATCCGCGGCAACGGCCGCACCGTGGCCACGAACCACGCCTGGGGCGCCGCCTTCCGCGGCTACGGCGGCCCCGAAGCGGAATTCCCCTCCGAAGTGCTCATGGACGAACTTGCGGAAAAGCTGGGCATGGACCCCTTCGATCTGCGCCTTGCCAACTGCTACCGTGAAGGCGACACCACTCCCACCGGCCAGACGCCGGAAGTGCTGAGCCTGCCCACCATGTTCGAAAAGCTCCGTCCTCTGTACGAAGCGGCCAAGAAGCGCGTGAAGGAAGAATCCACCGACACCGTGAAGCGCGGCGTGGGCCTCGCCCTTGCCGTGTACGGCGCGGGTCTCGACGGCCCGGACTCCTCGGAAGCCTGGGCGGAACTCAACCCCGACGGCACCGTGACCATCGGCTGCTCCTGGGAAGACCACGGTCAGGGCGCGGATTCCGGCGCCCAGTGCACGGCGCATGAAGCCCTGCGTCCTCTGGGCATCCATGTGGACGACATCCGCCTCGTGCTCAACGACACCAGCAAGACCCCGAACTCCGGCCCCGCCGGCGGTTCCCGCTCTCAGGTGATGACGGGCAACGCCATCCGCGTGGCGTGCGAACAGCTCATCGAAGCCATGCGCAAGCCCGAAGGCGGCTTCTACACCTACGAGGAAATGAAGGCCGAAGGCCGCGACGTGCATCAGGACGGCAAGTGGACGGCTCCCTCCAAGGGCTGCGGCGAAAACTGCCAGGGCGATCCCTTCGCCTGCTACATGTACGGCCTGTTCATGGCGGAAGTGGCCGTGGACACCACCAACGGCAAGACCAAGGTTGAGAAGATGACCATGGTGGCCGACATCGGCACCGTGGTGAACAAGCTCATCACCGACGGTCAGATCTGGGGCGGCCTCGCCCAGGGTATCGGCCTCGCCCTCTCCGAAGACTACGAGGACATCAAGAAGCACAGCACCATGCTCGGCGCGGGCATTCCCTATCCCAAGGACATCCCCGACAACATGGAAATCATCTATGTGGAAAGCAAGCGTCCCGACGGTCCGTTCGGCGCTTCCGGCACGGGCGAAATCCCGCTCTGCGGCCCGCACCCTGCCATCATCAACGCCATCTACAACGCCTGCGGCGTGCGTATCACGCACCTGCCCGCCTATCCTGAAAAGGTGCTGGCAGGCCTGAAGGAAAAGGCCGCCAGGTAG
- the trsS gene encoding radical SAM (seleno)protein TrsS → MLLSQTQSLCPVCLRLVDASYIKEGDTVYLRKHCPEHGMFQVPAWKEEKGAPEFLAWKKSPRIPAYPAEPAVPGRLGCPYDCGLCPEHAQHTCTGLVEVTMRCSLGCPVCYARAGSSSDDPSLEHVQKQLDTLFRASGPCNVQLSGGEPTERDDLPDIIRMARAKGFALVQVNTNGLRLGTEQGYAARLRAAGLDSVYLQFDGVDDGVFRTLRGRDCLEVKNAALRACGEAGLGVVLVCTLARGVNDHQAGDLLRFALSQGEHVRGLHFQPVSSFGRFPWDMSEAPRITLPELMLALERQSGGMVRASHFHAPSCEHPLCSFSAVYARAGQALEGPLGAACCSGGTGLARSPRVLDNAETSRISRAFTAAHWSSPRAEQASLNDDFSRFLATSGAQKRFTLSAMAFQDALSVDIERVRGCCIHVVSHDGRLIPFCLHNLTSFDNVPLYRGKDAEKGTPS, encoded by the coding sequence ATGCTGCTTTCCCAGACTCAGAGCCTCTGTCCCGTCTGCCTGCGCCTTGTGGACGCTTCCTATATTAAGGAAGGGGACACGGTGTACCTGCGCAAGCATTGCCCGGAACACGGCATGTTTCAGGTTCCCGCATGGAAGGAGGAAAAAGGCGCGCCGGAATTTCTTGCGTGGAAAAAGAGTCCGCGCATTCCCGCCTACCCGGCAGAACCCGCCGTTCCCGGCCGTCTGGGCTGCCCCTACGACTGCGGCCTCTGCCCGGAACACGCGCAGCATACCTGCACGGGGCTTGTGGAAGTGACCATGCGCTGTTCCCTGGGCTGCCCCGTGTGCTACGCCAGGGCGGGCAGCAGCAGCGACGATCCTTCCCTCGAACATGTTCAAAAGCAGCTCGACACGCTCTTCCGCGCCTCCGGCCCGTGCAACGTGCAGCTTTCCGGCGGGGAACCCACGGAAAGGGACGATCTGCCGGACATCATACGCATGGCGCGGGCAAAGGGGTTCGCGCTGGTGCAGGTCAACACCAACGGCCTGCGCCTCGGCACGGAACAAGGCTATGCCGCCCGCCTCAGGGCCGCCGGGCTGGATTCCGTGTACCTTCAGTTCGACGGGGTGGACGATGGTGTATTCCGCACCCTCCGCGGCCGCGACTGCCTCGAGGTGAAAAACGCGGCGCTCCGCGCCTGCGGAGAAGCCGGACTCGGTGTGGTGCTCGTGTGCACGCTGGCGCGCGGCGTCAACGATCATCAGGCGGGGGATCTGCTGCGCTTCGCCCTGTCGCAGGGCGAACATGTGCGCGGGCTGCATTTTCAGCCGGTATCCTCCTTCGGGCGCTTTCCGTGGGACATGTCCGAGGCTCCCCGCATCACCCTGCCCGAACTCATGCTGGCGCTGGAGCGGCAGAGCGGCGGCATGGTGCGGGCCTCCCACTTCCACGCGCCTTCCTGCGAGCATCCGCTCTGCTCCTTCAGCGCCGTGTACGCAAGGGCGGGCCAGGCGCTGGAAGGACCTCTCGGCGCAGCCTGCTGCTCCGGCGGAACCGGCCTTGCCCGCAGCCCGCGCGTGCTCGACAACGCCGAAACCTCGCGTATATCCCGAGCCTTCACCGCCGCGCACTGGAGTTCCCCCCGGGCGGAACAGGCCTCGCTGAACGACGATTTTTCCCGTTTTCTCGCCACGTCCGGGGCGCAGAAGCGCTTCACCCTTTCGGCCATGGCCTTTCAGGATGCTCTCAGCGTGGATATCGAACGCGTGCGCGGCTGCTGCATCCATGTGGTTTCCCATGACGGCAGGCTCATCCCCTTCTGCCTGCACAACCTCACATCCTTCGACAACGTGCCCCTCTACCGGGGAAAGGATGCAGAAAAAGGCACTCCGTCATGA
- a CDS encoding DVU_1557 family redox protein: MSLEPNFTTDGGDWVCARCHVPLEQIKVQALYMHSAFDVFLPRCPSCGLTLIPQSLAEGKMAEVEALLEDK, translated from the coding sequence ATGAGTCTGGAACCGAACTTCACAACGGACGGCGGCGACTGGGTATGCGCCCGCTGCCATGTCCCCCTTGAGCAGATCAAGGTGCAGGCCCTTTACATGCACAGCGCCTTCGACGTATTCCTGCCCCGCTGCCCCTCCTGCGGGCTGACGCTCATCCCCCAGTCGCTTGCCGAAGGCAAGATGGCGGAAGTGGAAGCGCTGCTTGAAGACAAGTAA
- a CDS encoding DVU_1553 family AMP-dependent CoA ligase yields MNMPPVTPSCMDAWLEAQCGPADGRSLPERLEEARFSALRATLRRARDLSRWYGRTLKGLDLDVRTMEDMRRLPFTTPQDLRDYREFLCIPQGDVQRIVTLQTSGSTDAPKRLAFSEGDLARTASFFAAGMAQLVHGGQKLMVLLPGAQCPDGVTDLLRRALSPAGVEVVPGSPEATPESLRSDLALHRPQCLVAAPHQLAVLFEEVRKDAAFRSLARCVNGIQSSGDILDASVRDGLENALDCLVLDHYGMTETCFGGGVQCLAKSGYHLRELDLFLEILDPVTGLPVPGGETGEIVLTTLHREAMPLIRYRTGDAAAWPSSFTHLDVYKKKQQQRRSFPRSGAGSRLIAGARGLLGGTTGGGLAEARVIAACAEACRDQKARVLDIAMDGTLAARSEMICGGQVRVLIEPFFPDDPAFSSIAAQALHAAEGEGCRIVRPYPAVRTAWTLLFEDGTISGEELPESARQALISAPLDEAALIPCGDTMYFCESCRPPERMIIVGGGHVSKPTAAVAGLTGFAVHVLDDRPEYANTGRFPNAVTHVTPEYAHCFDELHVTSRDYIVIVTRGHLFDGVTVAQALKTPARYIGMIGSTRKKQQIYAGLRESGFTEEDLARIHAPIGLDIGAETPEEIAVSILAECIAVRRNAPAPVTWRKK; encoded by the coding sequence ATGAACATGCCCCCCGTCACCCCCTCGTGCATGGACGCCTGGCTTGAGGCGCAGTGCGGCCCGGCGGACGGGCGCTCCCTCCCCGAACGGCTGGAGGAAGCCCGCTTTTCCGCCCTGCGCGCCACCCTGCGCCGCGCCCGGGATCTGAGCCGCTGGTACGGCCGCACCCTGAAAGGCCTTGACCTCGACGTGCGTACCATGGAGGACATGCGCCGCCTGCCCTTCACCACCCCGCAGGATCTGCGCGACTACCGGGAATTTCTCTGCATTCCGCAGGGAGACGTGCAGCGCATCGTCACGCTTCAGACCTCCGGTTCCACCGACGCTCCCAAAAGGCTGGCCTTTTCGGAGGGCGACCTCGCCCGCACGGCATCGTTCTTTGCCGCAGGCATGGCGCAGCTCGTCCACGGCGGGCAGAAGCTCATGGTTCTCCTGCCCGGCGCCCAGTGTCCCGACGGCGTCACCGACCTTCTGCGCAGGGCCCTTTCTCCCGCCGGGGTGGAAGTGGTGCCCGGCTCGCCGGAAGCCACGCCCGAAAGCCTGAGAAGCGACCTTGCCCTCCACCGCCCGCAATGTCTGGTGGCGGCCCCGCATCAGCTCGCCGTGCTTTTCGAGGAAGTACGGAAGGACGCCGCCTTCCGAAGCCTCGCCCGATGTGTGAACGGCATACAGTCCAGCGGCGACATTCTCGACGCCTCCGTTCGCGACGGGCTGGAAAATGCTCTGGACTGCCTCGTGCTCGATCATTACGGCATGACGGAAACCTGTTTCGGCGGCGGGGTGCAGTGCCTTGCGAAAAGCGGCTATCACCTGCGGGAACTGGACCTTTTTCTGGAAATTCTCGATCCCGTCACCGGCCTTCCCGTGCCCGGCGGGGAAACCGGGGAAATCGTGCTCACCACGCTCCACCGCGAAGCCATGCCCCTCATCCGTTACCGCACGGGCGACGCCGCGGCCTGGCCTTCCTCTTTTACCCATCTAGATGTGTATAAGAAAAAGCAGCAGCAGCGACGATCCTTCCCTCGAAGCGGCGCCGGTTCCCGCCTGATTGCCGGAGCCCGCGGCCTGCTCGGCGGCACCACGGGCGGGGGGTTGGCCGAAGCCCGCGTCATTGCCGCCTGCGCCGAAGCATGCAGAGACCAGAAGGCCCGCGTGCTCGACATCGCCATGGACGGCACCCTTGCCGCCCGCTCCGAAATGATCTGCGGCGGACAGGTGCGCGTGCTCATCGAACCCTTTTTCCCCGACGATCCCGCCTTTTCCTCCATCGCCGCGCAGGCGCTCCATGCGGCGGAAGGCGAAGGCTGCCGCATCGTGCGGCCCTATCCTGCCGTGCGTACGGCATGGACGCTGCTGTTTGAAGACGGCACCATAAGCGGGGAAGAACTGCCCGAATCGGCGCGGCAGGCCCTGATCTCCGCACCTCTTGACGAAGCCGCCCTCATTCCCTGCGGCGACACCATGTATTTCTGCGAATCCTGCCGTCCGCCGGAACGCATGATCATCGTGGGCGGGGGGCATGTTTCCAAACCCACGGCCGCCGTGGCCGGACTGACCGGCTTTGCCGTGCATGTTCTGGACGACAGGCCGGAATACGCGAATACCGGCCGCTTCCCCAACGCCGTCACGCACGTCACGCCGGAATACGCGCACTGCTTCGACGAACTTCATGTCACAAGCCGCGACTATATCGTCATCGTCACGCGCGGGCACCTTTTCGACGGCGTCACCGTGGCCCAGGCCCTGAAAACCCCGGCCCGCTACATCGGCATGATAGGCAGCACGCGCAAGAAGCAGCAGATCTATGCAGGCCTCAGGGAAAGCGGCTTCACCGAAGAAGACCTCGCCCGCATACACGCGCCCATAGGGCTCGACATCGGCGCGGAAACGCCGGAGGAAATCGCGGTCAGCATTCTTGCCGAATGCATCGCCGTACGCCGCAACGCTCCCGCCCCCGTGACGTGGAGAAAGAAATAG